In the genome of Vicia villosa cultivar HV-30 ecotype Madison, WI linkage group LG7, Vvil1.0, whole genome shotgun sequence, one region contains:
- the LOC131619392 gene encoding E3 ubiquitin-protein ligase SINA-like 10: MEPCKGDYVESAKDDNKSSPISVMISDPRAFDCCICFQPLTIPAFLCDNGGHIVCSTCCDKLGNKCDKCSKDIILKHCSAFDNLLKSIKISCSNEKYGCKETISYIDKKMHEEKCIYIPCYCPLSGCDFVASYDKLSNHFTNKHGYSLIKFSYDHSFIAFLKSNDEVQVTVLKEKNNGKLFFLKTNTTSMGNSINISYIGPKSSANYYCYDILARSEICNLKLESSEKNFQQVDSTTLSPEFLVIPFGFFGSSKNHLKLEICINHKIQIFVAITRRWSRKMISLKVESSDTIANLKLRICEMDGLPVEQQRMMFGNKQLDDNLTIADYSIKAKSTIHIVSSATS; the protein is encoded by the exons ATGGAGCCATGCAAGGGAGACTATGTTGAATCCGCAAAAGATGATAATAAGAGTAGCCCCATTTCAGTGATGATTTCGGACCCACGAGCCTTTGATTGCTGCATTTGTTTTCAACCTTTAACTATTCCCGCATTTCTG TGTGATAATGGTGGCCATATTGTTTGCTCTACCTGTTGCGATAAACTTGGGAATAAGTGTGACAAGTGTTCAAAAGACATTATCTTAAAACATTGCAGTGCCTTTGACAATCTATTGAAATCTATCAAGATATCttgttcaaatgaaaaatatggatGCAAGGAGACAATAAGTTACATTGACAAGAAGATGCATGAAGAAAAATGCATCTATATTCCATGTTACTGTCCTCTTTCTGGCTGTGACTTTGTCGCTTCATATGATAAGTTATCCAACCATTTCACCAATAAACATGGTTATTCTCTAATCAAGTTTTCTTATGATCACTCTTTCATTGCCTTCTTGAAGTCCAATGATGAAGTTCAGGTCACTGttcttaaagaaaaaaataatggaAAACTATTTTTTCTCAAGACTAATACTACAAGCATGGGAAATTCAATCAATATTAGCTACATTGGTCCTAAATCCTCCGCGAACTATTATTGTTACGATATTTTAGCAAGGTCCGAGATATGCAACTTGAAGTTAGAGTCTTCCGAAAAGAATTTCCAACAGGTTGATTCAACAACTCTTTCACCAGAGTTCCTTGTAATCCCATTTGGTTTTTTTGGTTCTTCCAAAAATCATCTCAAGCTAGAAATTTGCATAAACCACAAG ATACAAATCTTCGTAGCCATCACAAGGAGATGGAGTCGTAAGATGATTTCCTTAAAGGTGGAGAGTTCAGACACGATAGCCAATCTGAAGTTGAGGATTTGTGAGATGGATGGGCTCCCAGTGGAACAACAACGCATGATGTTTGGCAATAAACAACTAGATGATAACCTCACCATTGCTGATTATAGTATCAAAGCCAAATCAACTATCCATATTGTTTCTAGTGCGACTTCTTAA